Within the Burkholderia sp. NRF60-BP8 genome, the region TCTGGGAGCTCCTCGATGTTGTTTAGTCATACGGGCAAAGGCGGCATGACTTGCGCAATCGAACAGCACCCGGGGCGAGGACATGGGACACGCCCGAGACACATAGAAGACGGAACTCCGGCGGAATGTTGCGTAGCGGGGCCCGGCTCTTGCAGTCCCCAAAGGGGACGTCTGGTTCGGAAAGACATCGTGATGCGTCTTGCATTGCGCAAGCGTTTCGCCTGCCCCGCTTGCCAAATCGCTGGTTCGGAGGGATGGTCCGACAGCTGTTGGCAAGGCAGCCGAAATTATATGGGCGTTTTTCAATCGTCTGTCAAAAATGCCTGTCGATTGAGGGAAAACACGTATGTTTTCGAGATGGGTGGGTAGCGACTGCGGCGCAACCTCGGCGGGGCGAGAACGTTTGCTTCGAGTGCAATTCGGGTTGCTATTCGGTACGGGGATCGGGGCGGATTCCTTGCTGGGCGGGGTGTTCGGCGATGGGGGATTCGCGCCGGCGCATTTTTCGAGCTGCCGGCGGCCCGGGCGCTGGAAATCAATCGACTGATGATTGTGGGCGTGCGCACCAGGACGGGGCGCTGCGCGAGGCGGGAAAAATTTCCGTTTAGCGGGGAAACTAAACAAGCTGAAAGCTTTTTGATATATCCGTGAAATAATGCGAACTCGTTTCTGCAATCCAGCCAGCCTTCGTGCAAGTCGCGCCCGCCGCGCCTCGCAATCGCCCCAGGGCCGCGTCGACACCCGCTCGTCGCTCAGCCGCCAGCCAGTGATCTGCCGTTTTGTTCAATGCACATCACCTGCTTCGGATCGCCCATGAATTACTCCGTCCGCCTCTCTTCCGCCGCCGCGATCGCGTGCGCGCTTTCTGTTTCGACTGCCCATGCTTCGGGACGCGATGCGCTGACCGATCGGTCGGCCGGTGCCAATGTATTTTGATCGGAGCGGCGTGCTGCTGCTCGGGAGGATGGGCACGCGGCACGGATGAACCGCCGACGTGTGCAGTTCGCTGCGCCTGCCGAACGTAGCCCGTTCGATACGCCGGATACGCGGCCGTTGCGGGTGACGAGCGATGCGCTCGTGGCATCGCCGCCCTCCTTTAAACACGAACCCGATTTTGTCTCGGCTCCGAACCGTATCGCGCTTGGCGCGGGCGGGAGCGATAGTTTGGGTCGCGTAGGGCCCGGGTATGTGCAGCGCGAACAGAACTGGAATGAATACCTGCGCGCGAACGGCTCTCGGTCAGTTGGAGGTAGGGGTGCGTATGCGCCCCAGCGGCCGTACGATGCGCCGCGCGGTCCGCACGGCGTGCCGAATCCGTTCGATCCGTCGGTGCCGCAACCGGAGACGCGAACGTTCTATGACAACGGATCGGGGACGAAATGCACGGCTACCGGCGGTGCGGGGACGTCACGATCGTCTTGCGATATCGCTTGGTGATGCGGGGTTTAGGGTGGCTGCCGCTTGCGGCTGCTCTACCCTGTCCGGCGCGCTGCGTGATGTCGCGCAGCGCGGCCGCATCTCGCGGCGTTGCGCTTACAGCTGCGTGATGATCAGCCTACCTGGCTCAATCTCGATCCTCGCCTTGCGGGGCAACGACGCCCAATTACAGTCTTGCATATCCAGCACCACAGGCACATGACTGCCCTTGGTCACCACGCCCTTTTTGCCGACGGGCCATATGGAATTTAATTTAAATAACTCTATTCCATGATCCATTTTCCGCCCTCTCAGGTTCCACGAATACCCAAATCGAATGACACTGAGCGCAACGATAGTACATTGCAGAACCTGCCGAGCCTGGGCCCTCGGAATCAAAAAGCGGCGGAACGATTTCCGTAAGAATTCCGTTTGCAACAGTAGCATCACGGCGTTGTGAATATTGCTGATACTCCATGCGCGACACGAACTGCTTGGGCAACCCGATACCACGGCAGTGCGTGCACGCGGGCAGCAACTGAGCGATCGCTCCGTTGCTCTGGGCTTCGCTTCCCCGCCGAAGTTTCAGCAACTGACCTCGTGGAATTTGTGCTTCGACGCGTGCTCCTTGGTTATCTAACCATGCGCGTAGCTGTTGCAAATCAACACCTCGATCGCGGTAGCGCCGAAACATATCTTGAATATCTTGATCCATGACGGTCACATTGATTTGTCGACCGGAATAATCCAGTCGTCAGACCACGATTTCGTTGTTCCCATGAACTGATTCTGTCCACCGGATCCTGCTGCCGGATAGAACGACGTTTCTGGTTCCCATCCAACCGAATGTAGCTGAGCCCGGTCTCATCGTCTGCCCATTGACCAGGGAAGCGTAGCGTCGTGTCGATCGGCGTGTTCTGTATGTTGTTCGCTGCTCGCCTAACCGGCAGCAGTTTTCCCCACAACGAATACGCGGCCCTCCACATCGGCTGGCCTTGTTCGTCGAGCACTGCTCTCGGCAGGCCGATCTGGTCGGTCAGGATCGGATATAGACCATCCTCGGTCTCCTGCGCGAGAGACGAGAAACTGCCCGGCTCGATATGGATGATGGATATGCGGCGCGGATGAGCCGCCGACGCGTGCAGTTCGCTGCGCCTGACGAACGTAGCGCGTTCGATACGCCGGATACGCGGCCGTTGCAGGTGACGAGCGATGCGCTCGTGGCATCCCCGCCTTCTTTTAAACACGAACCCGATTTTGTCTCGGCTCCGAACCGCGTCGCGCTCGGTGCGGGTGGGAGCGATAGTTTCGGTCGCGCAGTGCCTGGGTATGAGCAGCGCGAGCAGAACCGGAATGAATACCTGCGCGCGAACGGTTCCCGGTCAGCCGGAAGTGGCGGCTCGTATGCGCCCTCGTATTCGAAGTTATAAAGTAGATCAGACCATTGTCATCAACACCGCGCATAGCTTCGAGCTCGGGAATCAGCACGTCAGCAAAACTATCGATCCAAGAAAATCCTACAAGATTCTTTCGGAGGCTTAGATCCGGTTGCAGCATGCCCGCTTCACGGAAGTCATCGTCAATCCAGTCAATTCCGGTATCGTCTCGAAACTGATTGGAAGCGTCACCTTTCTCGTCGCAAGCGTTCTCGATGTAGTCCGTAAGATCATCGTCGTCAGCGAACTTTCCAACCCAGACAGATACTTTGTTAGCTTTTTCCATTCCTCCCTACTCCGTCGGCGGCGGAAGACCCACGGACAGGTCGTCGACGCCATTAGCGAGACGATAATTTCCCCAGATCCGCAAACGTGTAATTTAGTTACGATTCACGCCTTCCGAAAATGACCTCAGGGCAATTTCCGCGCCGGCTTATTCGCAGGTGCCTTTTGCCAAGCGAGCAATATCCCTGCTTCTCCACAAGCGTTGTTTACTGCGGTCAAATCTGCATCCTCAACGGCCCAGAGCCACATATTGTTTGGAATACTTTTCAAGGAGCCTCGAGATGAATCAGACATAATCCACTCCCTCAATGAAATATCATCGATTCGAATCTCCATGTGATTCTCGTTGAGTACGTTCAAAGGATAAATCATCCTGAGCTTTTCTCGTTCATAACTCGCCGAGCCCGGCACCCTACCGGGAAGTTCTCGCGTGAAAAGTGCCGTATTCTCAAAAGGGAAAATCCTAACCAAATTCACCCCGGTCGAGTATTTATACGCAATCGACGACTTTTCCGCATCGTACACAATGGCATATTTGCAACTCAAGTGCACCACAACGTCCTCAAGAAATTTTTCTATCTCTTTATTTATCTCACCCACCGACCTCTCGATCTGAACATCGACAAATGATAGCCCCCCAAATTCCGGGACATTGCAACCAAACGAAATAGCCGGAACGTCAACTTTTTTTCCGTCATTAAATACCTGAAATGCGGAAACTTCCCCATTCGATATTTTTGACCTCAGATCAGGGAGAGATGTTTCTTGATCGTCAACAGTTCTCTCCCCGCCTCGAACGACGAATTTAAAAAACATCGCCCTGGTTGCCTCCGAGCCTAGTTGACGAAATAGATCTTCAGCCACCTCTAGAGTGGAGATGACCTGAGTCTGACTAGTCCCATAAATTACGATTCCCGTACTCATATCCTCTCAAATCCCTGATATCAAATTATCCAAATCCGCCTTTATCATCTGCGCATCATAAGGATGCTCAAACACGAGTATATCCCCGCGCGCATTTGGTGGAAGATTTTGCATTGCATCATAGTTACGCGTAGTTAGCGTTCGCAACTTTGTCCCCATGTCGGTCCGGGAAGCCATTTCGATCGCATGCACCCTACCATTAACATCTACCGCCATAATGTCGGGGCGTCGCGCTGAAACGGCATTATCAGTAGCAAAATTGTAGGATCGATTCAGATAAATTTCCTTGAATTTCCCACTCATCGCAAGTTTGTTGGCAATCACCTCTGAGAACTGATCGTGCCCCGGTGTTCCGTCCTTCTGCCCCTTGCCGTATATCTTCGTTCCATTGACTTCCCGTTCTGGGCATTGCTGTAACCCGAACGGATCAACCCACTCGCTGGGTTCATGAACGTAGCCCTGGGTCCGGAATCCGCCCGCAAGCCCGAGCGGATCAACGCTCAGATACTGGGCTGAGTCCGGGTCGTAATAGCGATGCAGGTTGTAGTGCAGCCCCAATTCTTCGTCGAACCATTGTCCCGGGAACCGCAGCGTCGCATCGATGGGCGCAACATCGCCATCGTTAGCTGCGCCTCGTATCGGCAACACTTTCCCCCAGAGTGTATGGGAGGCCTTGAAGATTGTCTTGCCGCGTACGTCGAACACCGCCTTCGGCTGGCCAATCTGATCGGTCACGATAGGGTACAGACCATCGTCAGTCTCCTGCGCCAGTGGCGACAAGGTCTCTGGCTCGATATGCCACGTCACCACCTGTCCCGTCGTACCGTCCCGCTGCTCGATCCAGCGCTCAGCCAGCGTCGAACCGTCCCAAACGTACTTCACTGCTTCGCGACCGCCAACTTGCTGCTTCTCGATCCGGCGGTTGAAAGCATCGTATTGGTACAGCCAGACACCTCGTTCAGGTGTCTTGACCTTTACGATCCGGTTAAGGCCGTCCCACGTGTATTGCCATGTCTGCGGCCGAAACCCCGGCTGTTCGACCGTTTTCTCGATTGTGCGGCCACGCGCGTCGTACCGGTAGCGTGCATAGCCGATTCGTTCCGGCAGGCCGCCCCGACCATAATGATGAGCATCCACAGGAGCTTGACGCCCATGCGCAGCAATGTTCATCACCGCGTCATAGCGGAAGTGTTCGGCAGTCTGAAGCAGACTATCCACGGAGACGATCTGGCCGCGTGCGTCACGCCGGTACTTGAGCGTATCGGCGTCAGTGTCGACCCGCTCAAGTTGTCCGGCAGCGTCGTAGTGATAGACGTGCCTCGTCAATTGCTCGAACGCGCGGGCTGGGTCGGTTTGTAAGGCATCGAACGCTGCCGCAGGACCCGCGATTTGTCGGTGAATGCGGCCAAGCATGTCGTAGGTTTGCTGCGCAACGAACTCCCCCGCTTGCCGACCGATCTCGCGTCCCACGCCGTCGCGCCGGATCGTTAGCCCGCTCACCTGGATCAGTGCACCCAACGCATCATATGCATAGACCGTTTCCCGCCGAGGCGTCATCCGCAGGCGTCGCTGACCATTAGCGTCGTAGACGTGCCGCAACAGTTCGCCATGCTGATCCTCACCGATCACGCGTCCGTTCCTGTCGTAAGCAAAGCGCGTCACGTGAGAGCGCTCACCCTGCACCTCCGCCGATGCCAGTCTTCCGACTGCATCGTAACGATAGGCCAGTCGCACGTCACCCGCGTCGACCTCGATGAGCCGGTCGTATGTATCGTACGAATAGCGCCACTGCCCACCGTCCGGCAACGTCTTGCTTATCAGGCGACCGGCAGGATCGCGCTCGTATCGAGTCTCGCGCCCTCCCCAGTCGATCTCGGCCGTGAGACGTCCAGCCGCGTCGTAGCGGTACGTATAGGACTCGCCCAGCGCGTTGATGACCTTCGTCAACCTAGTCGCATGGTCATACTCGAAGCGTGTGGCATGACCAGCGGCATCGATAGACGCCGTCAGCAAATCGAATGGGCCATAGGTTCGCTGGATCATGCGACCGAGCGGATCGATCCATTCGACTGGGAGGCCCTCGCTGTTGTATCGCGTCCGCGACACGGATCCATCAGGGCGCGTAACCGCACTCAGCAGACCGCGTGGATTTGCCGGGCCGTCAGCATAGTCGTAACGCGTCACATGCCCATCGGGCGACGTTTCCTCCAACAGCCGGCCCAGCACGTCAATCTTGCGCCTAAAGCGCGCCCCCGTCGGCAATTCGATGTCGGTCAGCCGCAGCCGGTCATCGTAGTCCAGGCGCGTCTCGCGATCACCTTGAACCACTCGCAGCAGTTCGCCACGGGGCCCATAGCGATAGGTCGTTTTGTTGCCGTCAGGCTCGGTCCGTGCAATCAACCGATACAGATGGTCGTACTCGAGCTTGATCGTGCCGCCGTTCGGCAAGCGCACCCCGGTTAGGCGCTGCTCATCGTCATAATCGAAGTCAACTGTCCTTCCCGAGCTTTCGACGACCGAAGTCAGTTGGCCTCGCTCGTCGTATCGATAGTCCGTCCGTCGACCAAGCGGATCGATCCGAGCCATCAAACGACCAAGTTCCCATTCGGAGCAAGTGCAATGGCCGAGCGGATCAGTTTCGGCCGTTACAAGACCTTCGTCGTTATAGGCGTAGGTCCATTCGCCGTCGACGTCAATCACGCGTGTGCAGCCGGCTTCGTAGATGAATCGGCCCGTGTGATAGCCCTGCCGTGTACCTGTCTCGACTACACGACCAGCGGTGTCGTACCGATATCGAACATCGGTCTGATCTGTATCCCGCCATTGGGTCATCCAGCCGTGTTCGTCGTACGCGTAATAGAACTGCCCAAACTGGAAGCTCGCCACATGGGTAAGCATGCCGTTCTGGTAGTCGTAGCCCACAAGCGTTCTGGAACCACCGTCCGCCTCATGGAGAACGATCCGTTGCAGCTGACGGTCGCGGCCAGGATAGGCAATCTCGAGCCGATAGCCATCGCTATGGACCATGCCGCTCAAACGGCCAGCAGTATCGTAGGAAAGAACGATCGCGTTGCCGTCGAGGTCCTCGATCCGTTCGAGGCGAGACGAGCGCCCGTCGACGAGCGGCGCGAAAATACGCAGTTGCCGAGTGTCACGATCGAAGATGCGCGGTTCGAGTCGGCTTCCGACCAGCCGATAACGCGGCTCACGCAGGTTAATGCCGTTGAGCGCCATATCCGGCGCGTCAAAACCGATCACCAGACCTGCGCCATCGTGGAATCGCACGAAGCGGCCACCATCGAACGCCAATCGCTGCGACCAGTTGTCCGACCAGCGGTGACCGAGCAATCCATGATCGTCCGATCGAGTCCGATAGCGTCGTTTGAACTCAAGAGGCAGGATTCCAGGAATGGTCAGATCCGTGCGGATCTCCAGCATTTCTCCGGATACCGGATCAACCGGGTCCTTGCACTTCGGTCGATTCTCGTCCTTGATACCCCTCTGCTCTGCCGACCGGGTGGGCTCGGGCCGGAATTTTTCGCGCACCGCCCGCAGCCCCTTGCCGCCAACTTTTCCAACTCCGCCGCCTACAATCCCGCCGATCAAACCCGCCAGGAATTCCTGCGTCGCGGACAGCTCCGGGTTCTTCGGGCCATAATTTCCGGTCGTCTTGTCGATCCAGATGCTGTTGCGCCCCGAATTGACTTTACCGCTACAGTGGGTCTCGTGGCCGATCCGCACCAGCGGCAGCCCGTTGACGAACACGGTTTTGCTGCCGTCGACGAGCGCCTGCGGTGCGCTCGAATGGTGATCACACTTCACCAGATCCGTGACACGCGCGACCTTTTTGCCCTCGAAGTACACATTGTCCGATCCAGTCTTGATCTCCCCACAGTTGCTGCCCATGCTCTGACTGGCCGACGCAAGCGCACCACCAAGCGTCAGGCCGCCCGCCAGGCACGCCCCGACGATCAACCCGCCGACGAGTCCGCCAGTCGCCACAGTAGCCGCCACCGCAACACCGATCGCCACCCCGACGGCAATGCCGGTGAGGATTCCCATAAACCCCGACGAATGCGCGATGCGATCGCCTACGCAGGCGGGATGCGGATCGCCGTGGCCGATCGTCAGGCCCAGTGCATCGCCGACCCGCGTGAATTGCCCGGAGAGCCATCCAGTGAAACCAACCTTGTCGAGTGCCCAGGCGCCACCGACTGCAATCGCGAGCGGGAGCATGACAGTGCCCGCCGCGACCGCGCCCGCACCCAGTGCCGCCCCGCCGGTCGCGCCACCAGCCAGCGCTGTACCGGCCGCACTCAGCCCGGCGGCCGTCCCCTCAACGGCGGTCAGGCCCGCATCGGCGCCAAGCATCCCGTAGTTGAGGTGCTCGTAAAACGGCTGCTCGGCCGCTTTCGCGGCTTCACCGTCCTCCAACCTGGCGATCTGATCGAGACGTTCCTGTGGGCTGCCGCTCGGCTCGTCGTAATTCGGCGTGTCCGACATTGCAGCCTCAGATCGGATCGCGCAACTGAAGGCTCTGAATCACCGCCCGGATTTGTTCGCGCTGTGTGTCACTCAGCGTGCCGGGCGCAGTAAAGGTGAGCATCAGGACAACCTGCCCGTATTCCACCATCGTCAGCCGCTGGTGAATGGGCGCCTGGTTGTTCGTCCACGTAAACTCGTGCACATGCGCGGCGCGCCCGGATACGGTGGCGTCTTCATTTGCCACCTCGGCATAGTCTGGAACCTGCTTCGCCACCTTCCGGATTTCGCTTGACACATATTCGGCGAACTTCATGCCCCACGGCAGTCGCTCGCGCGTGATCACGAAACTCACGCCTTCCGTGCCAGTCGCTGCCGACACAAATACGTTCATCGTTTTGTCCTGCCACTCCACGGGCAGCGCCAACGTGCCTTCCTGCATCTGGTACATGCTTTGTTATCCTTATTGGTGTTAGCCGTTCTTCGGATTGATGTCGGTTCGAGCAGCCTGGATATTGATGTTGCTGTCGTCCAGGTGGATCACCGACTCGCCCTTGTAGATATCGATCGAGTCCGCCGTCATGTGGATACGCGTGCCGCCGTCGCCGCCGATCTTGATCCAGAGTTCCTTGGCTTCCAGTGTGTGCACACCCTGCGGAGTCTGATGCAGCGTATTACCTTGCACGACAACGTCCGACAGGTTGCCAACCGCGACAGCCGTCGTATGGTTGCCCTTGCCGACCTCGACGGTCCGGTCGCCTTTGAGAACTTGAGTCCATTGCGCGTCCTCGACAACGGTATGCATGTCTTTCTGCGCATGCATGTAGAACATCTGTGCACCATTGACGTCGCTCATCAGCAACTCGTTCGACCCCTGCCCCTTGTGCGTCTGGCTCTTGATCCCCATCGTCTGGCCGGCCGCGCCGTGATACGGGTTGCCCTGCTCGCCGTTGAACACGCGGCCGACGATCACCGGGTTATCCGGATCGCCCTGATTGAACGCCACCAGCACTTCCTGCTTGATCCGCGGAATCGCGGCCGCGCCCCAGCCGTCGCCCGCCCACGGTTGCGACACGCGCACCCACATCGAATCGGAGCCGTCCTTCTTGCCGCGCCGGTCCCACGGGAAATGCACCTTCACCGCGCTGCCGTTCGTATAGATTTCCTCGCCCTTCGGCCCGACGACGATCGCCGACTGCGTGCCGTGAATCACCGGCTTCGGCGTCGCGCGCGGCGCGCGGTACGGGATCTTCTTCGGCAGCAGCGAGAAGCTGTTGCGGTACGGCAGCTTCGCACTGTGCTGCGTATAGTCGTTCACGGCCTCGTGACGCACGTGCAGAATCACGTACTCCTGGTTGTTTTCGAGGACGGGGTGGTTCGCGACGGTCACGGTGCCCGCCGTCGTCATGCGCCACGCATAACCGCCGCCGGTATAACGATGGGCTTGCGCCTCCTCGGCCTCCATCGCGTAACGCGCGTAGCGGTTGCCGTCGTCGCCGTGGTCGTACAGCGACTGGTGCTCGAACCGCTCGGTCGCATCGAGCCGCGCATGCTTGAGGTTTTGCGGCCCGGCCTCCACCAGCATCAGCGGCGACGACGGATTCTGGTAATTGAAGTCGCGGAACGTGACCTTGCCGACGCCGAAACGCCGGCCTTCGTGCAACTGGTCGATGCCGCCGCCTTCGCTGGCCTCGGTCGCGGCGAACGGCACGGTGGCGAGCCCCTCGATCGGGCGGAACAGCAGGTTCGTGTCGCCGATCACGAGAAAGTGCTTGTCCTTCTCGTAGCGGTGCGTCCACACGAGCCCCTCCTGCTCCATCAGCCGCGCGCAGAAGTTGTAGTAGCTCTCCTGGTACATCACGACGTACTCGAGCGGCTTCTGGCTCGTCCGGATGTCGAACACGAAATCGGAAAAACCGTGTTCCTGGAAGATCTCGGTGAGGATGTCCTGCGCGGTCTTGTTCTGGAAGATCCGGCAGTCGGTCGAGCGTGTCAGGAACCAGAGCCACGGCACGGCCGTCAGGTGGTATTGCGTGACGTTCCCGGGGTTGCCGGCGCGGTCGAACGACGCGACGTAGCCGTCGAAATAGCGGTCGTTGTCGCCGGTGCCCGACGCCACGACGCGTTCGAGCGTCGACAGGCGCGCCTGCTGGTCGAAGCGGATCTTGACCTGCTGGCCGATCAGATCCTCCGGGCGCAGATCGTGGCGATGCGACAGCAGGTCGAGGTGGATTTCCGGCAACCGGTTCACGTGCTCGTCGACGACGGCCGCGCTGACCAGCAGCACATCCGGGCCGAGCGGCGTGTCGAGCGTCACATAGCGGTTGAGCTGGGTCAGGCGTGCCGGGTTGGCAGCGCCGTTGATCGCCTCGGCAATCGCGCCGGGCGTCTTGTCCATCAGCGAGAAGCCGGTCTGCGCGAGTTGCATCGCGCGCTGCACGGTGTCGACGTGCCCGGCCAGGCCGGCGAGCGGCCCGAGGCTGCCGGCCACACTCGACGCCACCGGGCCGGCGAGGCCCCCGAGCGCGCTCAACGAGCCGAGCGCACTGCCGCCCAATCCACTGGGAATACCCCCGTTCGGAGCGAAACTCATTCTTGTTCCTTGCGTGTGATCTCAGGTTCCATGAGCCGGCTCGCCGGCCCGCAGCCCCGATAATGTAGGGTAAAACCCGACTGCTTGAAAGACGTCCGCAAACGTTTTCGTTCGAGCCCTGAAAATCCGAAAAAGAGACCACCGGCTGGGCCCCGGAGGCGGCACGCCGCGCCGACGCAGCGCGACGGCCTGCAATGAAAACCGTGACACTGCATCCTCAGGCGTCTGCGTGACAATGGCAGGAAACAGTTGAAACGAACTGACCGCTCCAGGACATTCCGGCGGCAGTGTTTGAGCAACCATACTAGACAGCCTACTGGTCGGCAGGTGTGCAATCGATATCGCGGCGCACCTTCCTCACCGCGGCGAAACCACGATCGCCGCCCGCCGATTCTGCGCCCGCCCTGCCGGCGTCTTGTTGTCCCCTACCGGATCGCGCTTCCCTTTCCCGACGATCGCGATCCGCTTCGCATCGAGTCCGACGTCGACCAGTTCGACAGCAACGACTTCGGCCCGCCGTCTCGACAACTCCAAATCGTAAGCCGCCTCCCCTTCATCGTCCGAGTATCCATAAACCCGCACCCCGTTGATCCCCGCCGACTGCAACGTCCGACCGATCCGTTCGACGATCCGCCGCACATCCGGCTTGAGGTTGTACCGATCGAAATCGAACAGGATCGGCCCGGTCGAACCGAACTCGAACCCCTGCCCGGTCTCCTGGAACCCGGCCGACTTCAGCGCCGTGACCTGCGTCTGCGTCAGCCCGCGATGAAGCGGCGGCGTCTTGCAGCCCCCCAGCAGCATGCCCAGCAGCAGCGCACTCCCGACGCACATCCGCCCCATGCTCAAAGGAAACGAGTGGTTCATTTCGCATCCCCTTCTATCGCGCCCGCTCTGCAAGCGCTTCTTTTAACCGCCGCTGCGGCCTCGCCCGCAGCGCGAGTCGATCAACGTCACACCGGCCCTGCAACGCTCTCCGCCAACCGCCACGATCCCGGCCGCGCGCGCTTGGCGCGGTACATCGCGATATCCGCCGCCCGCAGCAAGCCGCTCGCGTCCGACGCGTGATCGGGATACAGCGCAATGCCGGCACTCATCATGGTGGCCACCACGCGGCCGTCGGACAGCTCGATCGACGGCGCCATGCCGGACAAAATCTCGTCGGCGATCCGGCCCACGCTACCCGCCTCGGGCACCGACGCCAGCATCACCGCAAATTCGTCGCCGCCCAGGCGCGCGACGAGATCGGCCTCGCGCACCCGCGTGCGCAGCCGCGACGCGATGCCGATCAGCACCGCGTCGCCGGCGTCGTGGCCGAGACAATCGTTGATCTCCTTGAAGCGGTCGCAGTCGAGATAAAGAACGGCGACTCGCTGCCCCGTCAACGTGGCATCGCAAAGCGCAAGCGCGAGGCGCGATTCGAACTGCACGCGATTGGGCAACCCCGTGAGTGCATCGTGCGTCGCCTTGTGCTCGAGCGACGCGTTCTCGTCGCGCAGCGTGTTCTGCCAGTCTTCGAATTCGTCGAGCAGCGCGTTGAAGTCGTCGCCGAGCTGATTGAGTTCGGCGATCGCCGCGGGCTCGACGCGCCGCCCGAACGCACGCTCGCGCCGCACCGCGTGCGCAACGCCAGCCAGCGCGCGCAGCGGCGAAACGATGTTGTGCAGCAAGCGCTTCGAGCTGACGTACGCACCGAACACGCTGAAGGCGAGGCAGCCGAGAATGCCGCCGACGCCGCCGAGCAGGAAGCCGAAGAACTGGTGCCCGCGGCCGCGCACGACGACGTGGCCGACGATGATGCCGTCATGCATCACCGGGGCGGTAACCGGCCCAGGCAGC harbors:
- a CDS encoding DcrB-related protein, whose protein sequence is MYQMQEGTLALPVEWQDKTMNVFVSAATGTEGVSFVITRERLPWGMKFAEYVSSEIRKVAKQVPDYAEVANEDATVSGRAAHVHEFTWTNNQAPIHQRLTMVEYGQVVLMLTFTAPGTLSDTQREQIRAVIQSLQLRDPI
- a CDS encoding immunity 22 family protein, with protein sequence MEKANKVSVWVGKFADDDDLTDYIENACDEKGDASNQFRDDTGIDWIDDDFREAGMLQPDLSLRKNLVGFSWIDSFADVLIPELEAMRGVDDNGLIYFITSNTRAHTSRHFRLTGNRSRAGIHSGSARAAHTQALRDRNYRSHPHRARRGSEPRQNRVRV
- a CDS encoding type VI secretion system Vgr family protein, with product MSFAPNGGIPSGLGGSALGSLSALGGLAGPVASSVAGSLGPLAGLAGHVDTVQRAMQLAQTGFSLMDKTPGAIAEAINGAANPARLTQLNRYVTLDTPLGPDVLLVSAAVVDEHVNRLPEIHLDLLSHRHDLRPEDLIGQQVKIRFDQQARLSTLERVVASGTGDNDRYFDGYVASFDRAGNPGNVTQYHLTAVPWLWFLTRSTDCRIFQNKTAQDILTEIFQEHGFSDFVFDIRTSQKPLEYVVMYQESYYNFCARLMEQEGLVWTHRYEKDKHFLVIGDTNLLFRPIEGLATVPFAATEASEGGGIDQLHEGRRFGVGKVTFRDFNYQNPSSPLMLVEAGPQNLKHARLDATERFEHQSLYDHGDDGNRYARYAMEAEEAQAHRYTGGGYAWRMTTAGTVTVANHPVLENNQEYVILHVRHEAVNDYTQHSAKLPYRNSFSLLPKKIPYRAPRATPKPVIHGTQSAIVVGPKGEEIYTNGSAVKVHFPWDRRGKKDGSDSMWVRVSQPWAGDGWGAAAIPRIKQEVLVAFNQGDPDNPVIVGRVFNGEQGNPYHGAAGQTMGIKSQTHKGQGSNELLMSDVNGAQMFYMHAQKDMHTVVEDAQWTQVLKGDRTVEVGKGNHTTAVAVGNLSDVVVQGNTLHQTPQGVHTLEAKELWIKIGGDGGTRIHMTADSIDIYKGESVIHLDDSNINIQAARTDINPKNG
- a CDS encoding OmpA family protein; this translates as MNHSFPLSMGRMCVGSALLLGMLLGGCKTPPLHRGLTQTQVTALKSAGFQETGQGFEFGSTGPILFDFDRYNLKPDVRRIVERIGRTLQSAGINGVRVYGYSDDEGEAAYDLELSRRRAEVVAVELVDVGLDAKRIAIVGKGKRDPVGDNKTPAGRAQNRRAAIVVSPR
- a CDS encoding DUF6531 domain-containing protein, whose product is MSDTPNYDEPSGSPQERLDQIARLEDGEAAKAAEQPFYEHLNYGMLGADAGLTAVEGTAAGLSAAGTALAGGATGGAALGAGAVAAGTVMLPLAIAVGGAWALDKVGFTGWLSGQFTRVGDALGLTIGHGDPHPACVGDRIAHSSGFMGILTGIAVGVAIGVAVAATVATGGLVGGLIVGACLAGGLTLGGALASASQSMGSNCGEIKTGSDNVYFEGKKVARVTDLVKCDHHSSAPQALVDGSKTVFVNGLPLVRIGHETHCSGKVNSGRNSIWIDKTTGNYGPKNPELSATQEFLAGLIGGIVGGGVGKVGGKGLRAVREKFRPEPTRSAEQRGIKDENRPKCKDPVDPVSGEMLEIRTDLTIPGILPLEFKRRYRTRSDDHGLLGHRWSDNWSQRLAFDGGRFVRFHDGAGLVIGFDAPDMALNGINLREPRYRLVGSRLEPRIFDRDTRQLRIFAPLVDGRSSRLERIEDLDGNAIVLSYDTAGRLSGMVHSDGYRLEIAYPGRDRQLQRIVLHEADGGSRTLVGYDYQNGMLTHVASFQFGQFYYAYDEHGWMTQWRDTDQTDVRYRYDTAGRVVETGTRQGYHTGRFIYEAGCTRVIDVDGEWTYAYNDEGLVTAETDPLGHCTCSEWELGRLMARIDPLGRRTDYRYDERGQLTSVVESSGRTVDFDYDDEQRLTGVRLPNGGTIKLEYDHLYRLIARTEPDGNKTTYRYGPRGELLRVVQGDRETRLDYDDRLRLTDIELPTGARFRRKIDVLGRLLEETSPDGHVTRYDYADGPANPRGLLSAVTRPDGSVSRTRYNSEGLPVEWIDPLGRMIQRTYGPFDLLTASIDAAGHATRFEYDHATRLTKVINALGESYTYRYDAAGRLTAEIDWGGRETRYERDPAGRLISKTLPDGGQWRYSYDTYDRLIEVDAGDVRLAYRYDAVGRLASAEVQGERSHVTRFAYDRNGRVIGEDQHGELLRHVYDANGQRRLRMTPRRETVYAYDALGALIQVSGLTIRRDGVGREIGRQAGEFVAQQTYDMLGRIHRQIAGPAAAFDALQTDPARAFEQLTRHVYHYDAAGQLERVDTDADTLKYRRDARGQIVSVDSLLQTAEHFRYDAVMNIAAHGRQAPVDAHHYGRGGLPERIGYARYRYDARGRTIEKTVEQPGFRPQTWQYTWDGLNRIVKVKTPERGVWLYQYDAFNRRIEKQQVGGREAVKYVWDGSTLAERWIEQRDGTTGQVVTWHIEPETLSPLAQETDDGLYPIVTDQIGQPKAVFDVRGKTIFKASHTLWGKVLPIRGAANDGDVAPIDATLRFPGQWFDEELGLHYNLHRYYDPDSAQYLSVDPLGLAGGFRTQGYVHEPSEWVDPFGLQQCPEREVNGTKIYGKGQKDGTPGHDQFSEVIANKLAMSGKFKEIYLNRSYNFATDNAVSARRPDIMAVDVNGRVHAIEMASRTDMGTKLRTLTTRNYDAMQNLPPNARGDILVFEHPYDAQMIKADLDNLISGI